Proteins encoded in a region of the Leptolyngbya subtilissima AS-A7 genome:
- a CDS encoding ABC transporter ATP-binding protein, whose translation MTLATAAQSPLDAKPKLSTMGRFLRYFAPYRQDLPIALLLVAIGATTQAIGPLLIGWAIDNLILQGNLPGLLWMLAALTVIYLVGVWAIRGQIWRMGAIVQRLLGQLRQDIFDKIQSLPVSFFDRSEAGDLMSRLLNDVNTVNQAFGLTIPQVLGQTFSLLGIIIAMLSINLQLGLLSNLVVPLMIFTTGFFSRWARSRFRLTRQTIGDLSAKLEEDIGSVKEAQAFNRTQLNIEEFDSLNAANRKANVQAVAVTAAFLPSIDLLNTLATAGVTAYGGYLAVTGVMTVGTVTAFVLYVQQFFRPIQILSQFYTQAQSALAGLDRIFLLLDEPATLQDALNATEMPPIKGEVRFESVGFGYTPNQRVLKEVNLCAQPGQMVALVGPTGAGKSTIINLIMRFYDVSEGAVRIDGVDVRSVTQASLRRQIGIVLQDNLLFTGTVAENIAFGAPHASQADIEAAAQAANVHEFITSLPQGYSTRLGERGAPLSQGQRQLVSIARAVLIDPRILLLDEATSSIDTRTEGLVQEAIARLLHNRTSFVIAHRLSTVTQADQVLVIQQGDIVERGTHAELMARQGIYANLYSLQLGTD comes from the coding sequence ATGACTCTTGCTACAGCCGCTCAGTCTCCACTCGACGCTAAGCCCAAGCTCTCGACCATGGGGCGGTTTTTGCGCTACTTTGCGCCCTACCGGCAAGACCTGCCGATCGCACTGTTGCTGGTTGCCATTGGGGCCACGACCCAGGCGATCGGGCCGCTGCTGATCGGTTGGGCGATCGACAACCTGATTTTGCAGGGTAATTTGCCGGGGCTGCTGTGGATGCTGGCGGCGCTGACGGTGATTTATCTCGTTGGGGTATGGGCAATTCGGGGGCAGATCTGGCGGATGGGTGCGATCGTGCAGCGGCTGCTGGGGCAGCTACGGCAGGATATTTTTGACAAAATCCAGAGTTTGCCGGTGAGCTTTTTCGATCGCAGCGAGGCGGGCGACTTGATGAGTCGCCTGCTCAACGATGTCAACACCGTCAACCAGGCCTTTGGCCTCACCATTCCCCAGGTGCTGGGTCAGACCTTTAGTCTGCTGGGCATCATCATCGCCATGCTCTCGATCAATCTGCAGCTGGGGCTGCTGAGCAATCTGGTGGTGCCGCTGATGATTTTTACCACCGGGTTTTTCTCACGCTGGGCGAGAAGCCGGTTTCGCCTCACTCGGCAGACCATCGGCGACCTGTCGGCCAAGCTGGAAGAAGACATTGGCAGCGTTAAAGAGGCCCAGGCCTTTAACCGCACCCAGCTCAACATCGAAGAGTTTGACAGCCTCAACGCGGCGAACCGCAAGGCCAATGTGCAGGCGGTGGCGGTAACGGCGGCGTTTTTGCCCTCCATTGACCTGCTCAATACCCTGGCAACGGCGGGGGTGACGGCCTACGGCGGCTATCTGGCGGTGACGGGGGTGATGACGGTGGGCACGGTGACGGCCTTTGTGCTCTACGTGCAGCAGTTCTTTCGGCCGATTCAGATTCTCAGCCAGTTTTATACCCAGGCACAGTCGGCGCTGGCGGGGCTCGATCGCATCTTTCTGTTGCTCGACGAGCCCGCTACCCTGCAAGATGCCCTCAACGCCACTGAGATGCCGCCGATCAAAGGCGAGGTGCGGTTTGAGTCGGTGGGGTTTGGCTACACCCCCAACCAGCGGGTGCTAAAGGAGGTCAACCTCTGCGCCCAGCCGGGGCAGATGGTTGCCCTGGTAGGGCCAACCGGGGCGGGCAAGAGCACGATTATTAACCTGATCATGCGGTTTTATGATGTGTCGGAGGGGGCGGTGCGCATCGACGGGGTAGATGTGCGCAGCGTTACCCAGGCCAGCCTGCGCCGCCAGATTGGCATTGTGCTGCAAGACAATTTGCTTTTCACCGGCACCGTGGCCGAAAACATTGCCTTTGGTGCCCCCCACGCCAGCCAGGCCGACATCGAAGCGGCGGCCCAGGCGGCGAATGTGCATGAGTTCATCACCTCGCTGCCCCAGGGCTATAGCACCCGACTGGGAGAGCGTGGCGCACCCCTGAGCCAGGGGCAGCGGCAGCTGGTGAGCATTGCCCGCGCGGTGCTGATTGACCCGCGCATTTTGCTGCTTGATGAGGCGACTAGCAGCATTGATACGCGTACGGAGGGGCTGGTGCAGGAAGCGATCGCCCGCCTCCTGCACAATCGCACCAGCTTTGTGATTGCCCACCGCCTCAGCACCGTCACCCAGGCCGACCAGGTGCTGGTGATTCAGCAGGGCGACATTGTCGAGCGGGGCACCCACGCCGAGCTAATGGCCCGTCAGGGCATCTACGCCAACCTCTACAGCCTGCAGCTAGGCACGGATTGA
- a CDS encoding type II toxin-antitoxin system VapC family toxin yields MLLDTHILLWFLEDNPKLPPSLKSMIEDSDSVFASIVSLWEIAIKLSINKLELQVEFQSLPDVLGELEIRMLPLAFADTAQYLNLPLHHRDPFDRMLIAQAMTNSLAIASADTAFDAYPIQRRWA; encoded by the coding sequence ATGTTGTTAGACACTCACATCTTGTTATGGTTTTTGGAAGATAACCCCAAGTTACCGCCAAGCTTGAAATCCATGATTGAGGATAGTGATAGTGTCTTCGCGAGCATAGTATCGCTTTGGGAGATTGCGATTAAATTATCTATCAACAAACTAGAGTTACAGGTTGAGTTTCAATCTTTACCCGACGTTTTGGGCGAACTTGAAATTAGAATGTTGCCCCTTGCTTTTGCTGATACGGCACAGTATCTCAACCTACCGCTCCACCATCGCGATCCTTTTGACCGCATGCTGATCGCCCAGGCAATGACGAATTCTCTTGCGATCGCCAGTGCCGATACAGCGTTTGATGCCTATCCCATTCAGCGAAGGTGGGCCTGA
- the vapB gene encoding type II toxin-antitoxin system VapB family antitoxin, whose translation MVQSAILKKLEQLPESLQTEVLHYIEFLAEKYAKDTANQAPQKKRKAGALKGKIWMAEDFDAPLEDLKDYM comes from the coding sequence ATGGTTCAATCAGCCATCTTAAAAAAATTAGAGCAGTTGCCAGAATCTCTGCAAACGGAAGTTCTGCACTACATTGAATTCTTGGCCGAAAAATATGCCAAGGACACCGCCAACCAGGCTCCTCAAAAGAAACGCAAAGCTGGTGCCCTCAAGGGCAAAATCTGGATGGCAGAAGATTTCGATGCTCCTCTTGAAGATCTTAAGGACTACATGTGA
- a CDS encoding ABC transporter ATP-binding protein translates to MVQSQPQDVSLQQPLLRVLSSLRAHLWLTLGALISALLLVAAYAATPQLFRWAIDDGIAANNLTVVLQSGAGLVVAALARGLFNFGQSFCAEAMSQSVVYDLRNRIFSKIQTLSFSYHDQSQTSQLLTRVTSDIEQVRTFLSTSLVQVISGVVTLVAIATILLIMNWPLALISLTVVPLAGWLMARFFNQNNLLFRQVQEQLSDLNAVLQENLLGVRVVKAFVREDAERERYTQLNGELVAANMKTIRAIRNTFPFIFLVSNLVIVVVVGYGGVAVINEQFSVGELVAFNAYLLLILQPILLIGFAAPAIAGASSSAERVYEVLDAEVEIRDRPNAIPFTTCAGRITFENVSFRYPGTTTPALNGISFETKPNELIAILGMTGSGKSTVTNLIPRFYDVTAGSVRIDGRDVRDFTLESLRSRISTVFQETTLFSGTIFSNITYAKAGATLSEVVEAAKAAQIHDFVMTLPEGYDTLVGERGVGLSGGQKQRIAIARTLLTDYKVLILDDSTSAVDAQTAAQIQTALDDLMRRRTCTAFVVAQRISTVRTADRILLMDKGRLVAQGTHEYLMANSSLYGAILESQVGAAPALS, encoded by the coding sequence TTGGTTCAGTCTCAGCCCCAAGACGTCTCTTTGCAACAGCCTCTGCTGCGGGTATTGAGCAGTTTGCGCGCTCACCTTTGGCTCACCTTGGGGGCGTTAATCAGCGCCCTGCTGCTGGTGGCGGCCTACGCGGCGACACCGCAGCTGTTTCGCTGGGCTATCGACGATGGCATTGCCGCAAACAATTTGACGGTGGTGTTGCAAAGCGGGGCTGGGCTGGTGGTCGCGGCCCTAGCCCGAGGGCTGTTTAACTTTGGCCAGAGTTTTTGCGCTGAGGCGATGTCGCAGAGCGTGGTCTATGACCTGCGCAACCGCATCTTCAGCAAGATTCAAACCCTCAGCTTTAGTTACCACGACCAGTCTCAAACCTCGCAGCTGCTCACTCGCGTCACCAGCGATATTGAGCAGGTGCGCACCTTCCTTAGCACTAGCCTGGTTCAGGTGATTAGCGGGGTGGTGACGCTGGTGGCGATCGCCACAATTCTCCTGATCATGAACTGGCCGCTAGCGCTGATCAGCCTGACGGTGGTGCCCCTGGCGGGGTGGCTGATGGCGCGATTCTTTAACCAAAACAACCTGCTGTTTCGCCAGGTGCAGGAGCAGCTCAGCGACCTCAACGCGGTCTTGCAGGAAAACTTGCTGGGGGTGCGGGTGGTTAAGGCCTTTGTGCGGGAGGATGCCGAGCGCGAGCGCTACACCCAGCTGAACGGTGAGCTAGTCGCCGCCAACATGAAAACCATTCGAGCGATTCGCAACACGTTCCCCTTCATCTTTTTGGTCAGCAACCTGGTAATTGTGGTGGTGGTGGGCTACGGCGGCGTGGCGGTCATTAATGAGCAGTTTTCGGTGGGGGAACTGGTGGCGTTTAACGCCTATCTGCTGCTGATCTTGCAACCGATTTTGCTGATTGGCTTTGCCGCCCCAGCGATCGCCGGGGCTTCATCCTCCGCCGAGCGGGTCTACGAAGTGCTCGATGCCGAGGTCGAGATTCGCGATCGCCCCAATGCCATTCCTTTCACCACCTGCGCTGGCCGTATCACCTTTGAAAACGTGTCGTTTCGCTATCCCGGCACCACCACCCCGGCCCTCAACGGCATTTCCTTTGAGACTAAGCCCAACGAGCTGATCGCCATTTTGGGCATGACCGGCTCGGGCAAAAGCACGGTCACGAACCTGATTCCCCGCTTTTACGATGTCACCGCTGGGTCGGTGCGCATCGACGGTCGCGACGTGCGCGACTTTACCCTAGAGAGTCTGCGATCGCGCATCAGCACGGTCTTTCAGGAGACCACTCTATTCTCGGGCACCATCTTCTCTAACATCACCTACGCCAAGGCCGGGGCCACCCTGAGCGAGGTGGTCGAAGCGGCCAAAGCCGCCCAGATTCACGACTTTGTCATGACCCTGCCCGAGGGCTACGACACCCTAGTGGGCGAGCGCGGAGTGGGGCTCTCAGGCGGGCAAAAGCAAAGAATTGCAATCGCCCGCACCCTGCTAACCGACTACAAGGTGCTGATTCTCGACGACAGCACCTCCGCCGTCGATGCCCAAACCGCCGCCCAAATTCAGACCGCCCTCGACGACCTGATGCGCCGCCGCACTTGCACTGCCTTTGTGGTGGCCCAGCGGATCAGCACCGTCCGCACCGCCGATCGCATTCTGCTGATGGATAAGGGCCGCCTGGTGGCCCAGGGTACTCACGAATATTTGATGGCAAACAGCTCACTCTATGGCGCAATTCTAGAATCTCAGGTCGGTGCCGCTCCGGCCCTTAGCTGA
- a CDS encoding sulfite exporter TauE/SafE family protein gives MDMSTWLLSLGGVAIAGFTRGFSGFGSGLILAPALSLLFHPQLVVVTVLLIEMTAGAGLVPGALQKTKWPQVLPLVLSATVMVPVGAHFLALLEPTLLRRIIGGLILGFVLLLLSGKSRYTHSPLAMTSGVGALSGFLTGLAGIGGPPIVLYQMSSSNLAAANRANFIVFFALIQLIALGSYWASGLISIAVGGLFIRFLPAFFLGQLLGQLCFKRVDEALFRRFVMGLLLTVAVLALVA, from the coding sequence ATGGACATGAGCACGTGGCTCCTCAGTCTGGGGGGGGTGGCGATTGCAGGCTTTACCCGAGGCTTCTCTGGCTTTGGCTCGGGGTTGATTCTCGCTCCGGCTCTGAGCTTGCTATTTCACCCACAGCTGGTGGTGGTGACCGTTCTCCTGATTGAAATGACGGCTGGGGCTGGGTTGGTACCCGGTGCCTTGCAAAAGACTAAGTGGCCGCAAGTCTTGCCTTTGGTGCTCAGCGCCACGGTGATGGTGCCGGTAGGGGCACACTTTCTGGCCCTGCTAGAGCCAACCCTGCTGCGGCGCATCATCGGCGGGCTGATTTTGGGGTTTGTGCTGCTGCTGTTGAGCGGCAAAAGCCGCTATACCCATTCGCCCTTGGCTATGACCTCTGGGGTTGGAGCTCTGAGCGGCTTTTTGACGGGCCTCGCGGGCATCGGCGGCCCTCCCATCGTGCTCTACCAGATGTCTAGCAGTAATCTAGCTGCCGCCAACCGGGCCAACTTTATTGTATTTTTTGCTCTCATTCAGCTAATTGCCCTGGGGTCCTACTGGGCTAGCGGCCTGATCTCCATAGCGGTAGGTGGCTTGTTTATCCGCTTTTTACCGGCGTTTTTTCTGGGGCAGCTGCTGGGGCAACTGTGCTTTAAGCGGGTTGACGAAGCACTCTTTCGCCGCTTTGTGATGGGTCTGTTATTGACGGTGGCGGTGCTGGCTTTGGTGGCCTGA
- a CDS encoding Mrp/NBP35 family ATP-binding protein, which produces MSSHSSPFHRAAEAPAEVAPSAEAIARKAEVIAQLKTLREPTLGNDLVSLGMVRNLQVVDDYVYLRLYVGRHQLDLQEQVQTTLEQLPWCKKAYAQLCTLPGVRTTLAVSSGKGGVGKSTTAVNLAAALAKTGAKVGLLDADIYGPNVPQMLGLGHSEVRVIDTPSGQRFVPLEAHGIKLMSVGLLAQGDHPLAWRGPVMHKILTQFLHEVDWGELDYLLIDLPPGTGDAQITIVQESPICGVVMVTTPQQVAVSDVRRSVHMFRQVGVPVLGLVENMSYLLCGHCGKPTPIFGSGGGAQIATELSVPLWGQVPIDPRICEQGDTGVPLPMKLPDAPLSQIFGQIALGLNATFGVAAVE; this is translated from the coding sequence ATGTCTAGCCATTCCTCTCCCTTTCACCGCGCTGCTGAAGCTCCTGCTGAAGTGGCGCCCAGTGCCGAGGCGATCGCCCGTAAAGCCGAGGTAATCGCCCAGCTCAAAACCCTGCGCGAGCCCACCCTGGGCAACGACCTGGTCAGCTTGGGCATGGTGCGCAATCTGCAAGTTGTCGATGACTATGTCTACCTGAGGCTCTACGTGGGCCGCCACCAGCTCGACCTACAGGAGCAAGTGCAAACCACTCTGGAGCAACTGCCCTGGTGCAAAAAAGCCTACGCCCAGCTCTGCACCCTCCCCGGGGTACGCACCACCCTGGCGGTGTCAAGCGGCAAGGGCGGCGTGGGTAAATCGACCACGGCTGTGAACCTGGCGGCGGCTCTAGCCAAAACCGGGGCCAAGGTGGGGCTACTCGATGCCGACATCTACGGCCCCAACGTGCCCCAAATGCTGGGCCTGGGTCATTCAGAAGTCCGCGTGATCGATACTCCAAGTGGCCAGCGGTTTGTGCCCCTAGAGGCCCACGGCATCAAGCTCATGTCCGTCGGGCTGCTGGCTCAGGGCGATCATCCACTGGCCTGGCGCGGCCCGGTAATGCACAAAATTCTCACCCAGTTTCTCCACGAGGTGGACTGGGGTGAATTGGACTATTTGCTGATCGACCTGCCCCCCGGCACGGGCGACGCCCAGATTACCATCGTCCAAGAAAGTCCGATCTGCGGCGTGGTGATGGTGACGACGCCCCAGCAGGTAGCCGTTTCCGATGTGCGCCGCAGCGTCCACATGTTTCGCCAAGTGGGGGTGCCGGTGCTGGGCCTAGTCGAAAATATGAGCTACCTGCTCTGCGGCCACTGCGGCAAACCCACACCGATCTTTGGCAGCGGCGGCGGTGCCCAGATCGCCACTGAGCTATCGGTGCCGCTGTGGGGCCAGGTGCCCATCGACCCCCGCATCTGCGAACAGGGCGACACGGGTGTGCCCCTGCCAATGAAGCTGCCCGATGCCCCCCTGAGTCAGATCTTTGGCCAGATTGCCCTGGGGTTGAATGCGACCTTTGGAGTGGCGGCGGTGGAGTAG
- a CDS encoding HEAT repeat domain-containing protein, giving the protein MYTTDMDPEVAQWVELLRSPDLNERLVAAKTLQHLGDEDAIEPLLGALHDENPMVQEIAITALWEFANPIAIDPLIECLSSPHENVRSEALSALKELVSTNDLMKLLDVLQVGNVHAQLNVLVLLRKIHDAQALPYVMPFFESENPELREAAVITLRYLNQVVRCEPALALAKDPNEAVRRATTLTLGHLSDAAVVPLLCELLTSDLDWQVRRNAAQSLDILADPAAIASLVKAMDDPEWQVRKFTARALQKTPDIQALPVLIKSLADEYSDVRRDAATALGKLADTNALPALQQTLNDPDMDVRIFSQRAIDAIQKSQPETSNV; this is encoded by the coding sequence ATGTACACCACCGATATGGACCCTGAAGTTGCTCAGTGGGTTGAGCTGCTGCGATCGCCCGATCTCAACGAGCGCCTAGTCGCGGCCAAAACCTTGCAACACCTGGGCGATGAGGATGCGATCGAGCCCCTGCTCGGGGCGCTCCACGACGAAAACCCTATGGTGCAAGAGATCGCCATTACCGCTCTATGGGAATTTGCTAACCCGATCGCCATCGACCCGCTGATCGAGTGCCTCAGCTCGCCCCACGAGAATGTGCGCAGTGAGGCGCTGTCGGCCCTCAAAGAGCTGGTCTCTACTAACGACTTGATGAAGCTGCTGGATGTGTTGCAGGTGGGCAATGTCCACGCCCAGCTCAACGTGCTGGTGCTGCTGCGCAAAATTCACGACGCCCAGGCGCTGCCGTACGTTATGCCTTTCTTTGAGTCGGAGAACCCCGAGCTGCGGGAGGCGGCGGTGATCACCCTGCGCTACTTGAACCAGGTAGTGCGCTGTGAACCGGCTTTGGCCCTGGCGAAAGATCCCAACGAGGCGGTGCGGCGGGCGACAACGCTCACCCTAGGCCACCTCAGTGATGCGGCGGTGGTGCCGCTGCTGTGTGAACTGCTGACCAGTGACTTAGACTGGCAGGTGCGGCGCAATGCGGCCCAGTCCCTCGATATTTTGGCTGACCCGGCGGCGATCGCATCCCTAGTCAAGGCGATGGATGACCCCGAGTGGCAGGTGCGCAAGTTCACCGCCCGCGCCTTGCAGAAAACCCCAGACATTCAAGCTCTGCCGGTGCTGATCAAGTCCCTAGCCGACGAATACTCCGACGTGCGGCGCGATGCGGCCACCGCCTTGGGCAAACTGGCCGACACCAACGCCCTGCCCGCCCTGCAACAGACCCTCAACGACCCCGACATGGACGTGCGGATTTTCTCCCAGCGGGCCATTGACGCCATCCAGAAGTCCCAGCCAGAAACCTCCAATGTCTAG
- a CDS encoding 4Fe-4S dicluster domain-containing protein, whose product MALTTQRVDVPVIVDESKCLEKCNACIEVCPLDVLVKNPETGKAYMKYDECWFCLPCEKECPTGAITVQIPFLLR is encoded by the coding sequence ATGGCCCTAACTACTCAACGCGTCGACGTACCCGTAATTGTCGATGAATCGAAATGCCTCGAAAAATGCAACGCCTGCATCGAAGTCTGCCCCCTAGACGTGCTGGTGAAGAACCCCGAAACCGGCAAAGCCTACATGAAGTATGACGAGTGCTGGTTCTGCCTGCCCTGTGAGAAGGAATGCCCCACGGGGGCGATTACGGTTCAGATTCCTTTCCTGTTGAGGTAG
- a CDS encoding fumarate reductase/succinate dehydrogenase flavoprotein subunit, with translation MNIQYLKTDFLVVGGGTAGTMAGIKAKQASPESDVLILEKANIRRSGAIAMGMDGVNTAVIPGNSTPEQYVREITIANDGIVNQKAVYETGRLGFEVIQELESWGVKFQRDPEGNYDLKQVHRVGKYVLPMPEGKDLKKILARQVKRHKVNVTNRVMATRVMVQNGRVTGAVGLDVRNGNIVVIQAKAVVLCTGACGRLGLPASGYLYGTYENPTNAGDGYSMAYHAGAELTNIECFQINPLIKDYNGPACAYVASPFGAYTANAEGHRFINCDYWSGQMMLEVYKELHSGKGPVHLKMYHLDDDTINEIETILWDNERPSRGRFHEGRGESYRTHGVEMNISEIGLCSGHSASGVWVNERAETTVPGLYAAGDMASVPHNYMIGAFVYGRIAGENAMDYVRNLEHVEPDADFLAAEQARIYAPLQQPDGVPHTQVEYKLRRLVNDYLQPPKSPNNMDIGLQKFVAYEETLGLMGARDPHELMRCMEVHFIRDCAEMAARASLFRKETRWGLYHYRLDYPEKNNEEWFCHVNLKKGETGHMELFKRPVEPYIVDVDLVEEVYDVAVR, from the coding sequence GTGAACATTCAGTATCTTAAAACTGATTTTCTAGTCGTCGGCGGTGGCACCGCTGGCACGATGGCAGGCATTAAGGCAAAGCAGGCCAGCCCCGAGAGCGACGTGCTGATTTTAGAGAAAGCTAACATTCGCCGCAGTGGGGCGATCGCCATGGGCATGGACGGAGTTAACACCGCTGTCATTCCCGGCAACTCTACTCCCGAGCAGTACGTGCGCGAAATCACCATCGCCAACGACGGCATCGTCAACCAAAAAGCCGTCTACGAAACCGGGCGGCTGGGCTTTGAGGTGATTCAAGAACTGGAGAGCTGGGGCGTCAAGTTTCAAAGAGACCCCGAGGGCAACTATGACCTCAAGCAGGTGCACCGGGTCGGCAAATACGTGTTGCCCATGCCCGAGGGCAAAGACCTGAAGAAAATTCTCGCCCGCCAGGTCAAGCGCCACAAGGTCAACGTCACCAACCGGGTGATGGCCACCCGCGTCATGGTGCAAAACGGTCGCGTCACCGGGGCCGTGGGCCTCGACGTGCGCAACGGCAACATAGTGGTGATTCAGGCCAAGGCCGTCGTGCTCTGCACCGGAGCCTGCGGTCGCCTGGGTCTGCCCGCCTCAGGCTACCTCTACGGCACCTACGAAAACCCCACCAACGCGGGCGATGGCTACTCCATGGCCTACCACGCCGGGGCCGAGCTGACCAACATCGAGTGCTTCCAGATCAACCCGCTGATCAAAGACTACAACGGCCCCGCCTGCGCCTACGTGGCCAGCCCCTTCGGAGCTTACACCGCCAACGCCGAGGGCCATCGCTTTATCAACTGCGACTACTGGAGCGGCCAGATGATGCTGGAGGTCTACAAAGAGCTGCACTCCGGCAAAGGCCCGGTACACCTGAAGATGTACCACCTCGACGACGATACCATCAACGAAATTGAAACCATTCTGTGGGATAACGAACGGCCCAGCCGAGGCCGCTTCCACGAAGGTCGAGGCGAGAGTTACCGCACCCACGGCGTCGAGATGAATATCTCTGAAATTGGCCTGTGCAGCGGCCACAGCGCCTCGGGCGTCTGGGTGAACGAGCGGGCCGAAACTACAGTCCCTGGCCTCTACGCGGCAGGCGACATGGCCAGCGTGCCCCACAACTACATGATTGGAGCCTTTGTCTACGGCCGGATCGCGGGCGAAAACGCCATGGACTACGTGCGCAACCTGGAGCATGTTGAACCCGACGCCGACTTTCTCGCCGCTGAGCAGGCCCGCATCTACGCGCCCCTGCAACAGCCCGACGGCGTGCCCCACACCCAGGTTGAGTACAAACTGCGCCGCCTGGTCAACGACTACCTGCAACCGCCCAAGTCGCCTAACAACATGGACATCGGCCTGCAAAAATTCGTCGCCTACGAAGAAACCCTCGGCCTGATGGGTGCCCGCGACCCCCACGAGCTGATGCGCTGCATGGAGGTGCACTTCATCCGCGACTGCGCCGAAATGGCCGCCCGCGCGTCCCTATTCCGCAAAGAGACCCGCTGGGGCCTCTACCACTACCGCCTCGACTATCCCGAGAAGAACAACGAGGAATGGTTCTGCCACGTCAATCTGAAGAAAGGCGAAACCGGCCATATGGAGTTGTTTAAGCGTCCGGTAGAGCCCTATATCGTCGATGTCGACCTAGTTGAAGAAGTCTACGACGTTGCCGTCCGATGA